GCACGCTGATCCAGCCGATCCGCAAGGTGCCGCTGACGATGGGGGACATCCCCTATTCGCTCTGGCAGTACGAGCAGGCGGTGGAGTTGGCGAAGATCACCGACGAAGCGCGCCGGCAGGCGCGAATCGACAACGGTGCCGTCACCTGGGAACAGTTCGAGCAGAGCGTGCGCGAGACGCCGGCGTCGGAATTCAAGACGCTCGTCGAGGACATCCAGGGCGCCATCGACGAGTTCGAGGCGCTGGGCAAGATCCTCTACGACAAGGCCGGCTACGACTCGCCGCCCGCCGGCAACATCCGCAACGTGCTGGCGGCGGCGCTGGACGCGGTGAACTACGCCGCGCGCGACCGTTTGGCGACCCTGTCCGGCGACGAGCCGGGGGCAGCGGCCGACAGCCCCTCGGGATCGACCGAGCTGGTGGCGGCCGGCGGCGGGGCCGTGGCCGCGACGGCGAAGGTCCAGGCCAGCGGGGCCGTTGCAACGCGCGAGGAGGCCTTCAAGGTCCTCTTGCAGGTCGCCGATTTCTTCCGCAAGACGGAACCCCATTCCCCCATCTCCTACACGCTGGAGGAGGTGGTCCGCCGCGGCCGCATGTCGTTGCAGGAACTCCTGCTGGAGCTCATCACCGACGAGGAAACGCGGCGGCAGTTCTTCATCGCGTCCGGCGCCAAGGCGCCGCCGCCGGCAGAACAATCCGGGTATTGACGATCATCGCCTATCCTACGGCGTGAGCAGGGAGGTCCGATCACATGGCGAGTATCCACCAGAAGCTGGATCGCGTGCGCAAGCCCCGCGTCCACATCACCTACGACGTCGAGACCGAAGGCGCGACCGTCGTCAAGGAGCTGCCCTTCGTCGTGGGCGTCCTCGGCGACTTCTCGGGCGATCCGACCGAGCCGCTGAAGCCGCTGAAGGACCGCAAGTTCATTCAGATCGACCGCGACAACTTCAACGACGTCATGGCCCGCATGACGCCCGGCCTGAAGATGAAGGTCGACAACACCCTGGCCGACGACGGCACCCAGCTGTCGGTCGATCTCGCCTTCAAGTCGATGGAGGATTTCGAGCCGGGCCGCGTCGTCCAGCAGGTCGAGCCGCTGCGCAAGCTGCTGGAGACCCGCAACCAGCTGCGCGACCTGCTGAGCAAGGCCGACCGCTCGGAAGAGCTGGAAGGTCTGCTGGAGCGCGTCCTGCAGAACACCGACGAGCTGAAGGCGCTGAGCGGTGAGCTCGGCACCGAGACGAAGGAGGGCTGATCCCATGAGCGACGCTCAGACCCAGGGCGCTGCCGCCGCCGGCGCGGTCGCCGAAGGTACCGGCCTCTCGATCCTCGACCAGGCCATCGCCGCCACCAAGCAGACCGAGCCGGATCGTGCGCAGGAGCTGCTGCGCACCCTGACCCAGGAAGCGCTGGCCGGTACGGTCACCTTCAACAAGAACCTGGGCCAGACGATCAACAAGGCGATCGCCGCGATCGACGCCAAGATCAGCAAGCAGCTCAACGCCATCATGCACCACGAGAAGTTCCAGAAGCTGGAAGGATCGTGGCGCGGCCTGAACTATCTGGTCATGAACTCGGAGACGGGCTCGACGCTCAAGATCCGCGTCATGAACTGCCCGAAGAAGGACCTGTACAAGGACATCTCGAAGGCGGTCGAATTCGACCAGAGCAACCTGTTCAAGAAGATCTACGAGAACGAGTTCGGCATCGCCGGCGGCGAACCCTACGGCGCCCTGATCGGCGACTACGAGTTCACCAACCACCCCGACGACATGGAGCTGCTGACCGGCGTCTCCAACGTCGCGGCGGCAGCCTTCGCGCCGTTCATCTCCGCCGCCAGCCCCAAGCTGTTCGGCTTCGAGGACATGACCGAGCTGTCGAAGCCGCGCGACCTGGAGAAGATCTTCGACAGCGTCGAGTACACCAAGTGGCGCAGCTTCCGTGAGAGCGACGACAGCCGCTTCGTCACGCTGACCATGCCGCGCGTGCTGGCCCGCATGCCCTACGGCGCCAACACCAAGCCGGTCGAGGAGTTCGAGTACGAGGAAGCCCCGTACGAGGGCGGCATCGCCCGGCCGATGGCCCACAACGACTATTGCTGGATGAACGCCTCCTACGCGATGGGCCAGCGCCTGACCAACGCATTCTCGCAATATGGCTGGTGCACGGCCATCCGCGGCGCCGAGGGCGGCGGCAAGGTCGAGAACCTGCCCTTCCACACCTTCACCTCCGACGACGGCGACAGCGACGCCAAGTGCCCGACCGAGATCGGCATCACCGACCGTCGCGAGGCCGAGCTGTCGAAGCTGGGCTTCCTGCCGCTCTGCCACTACAAGAACCAGGACTACGCCGTCTTCTTCGGCGCCCAGACCACGCAGAAGCCCAAGAAGTACGACCGGCCGGAGGCGACCGCGAACGCCGCGATCTCCGCCCGCCTGCCCTACATTATGGCGACCTCGCGTTTCGCCCATTACCTGAAGATCATGGCGCGCGACAAGATCGGCTCCTTCATGGAGGCGAGCGATTGCGAGGCGTGGCTGAACCGCTGGATCCTGAACTACGTCAACGGCAACGAAGCCGCGGGCCAGGAGATGAAGGCGAAGTACCCGCTGGCCGAGGCCAAGGTGCAGGTGAAGGAGATCCCGGGCAAGCCCGGCTCCTACAACGCCGTCGCCTGGATGCGCCCGTGGCTGCAGATGGAGGAACTGACCACCTCCATGCGCATGGTCGCCCGCATCCCGCAGGCCGGCTGATAGCGGCATGAGCGAGTCAGCGGCCGACTTTCATGCCGATGACGCGGAGGCGACGGTCCTTGAACGGCCGTTGCGTCTGCGGGCGGTCGACATGGCGATCGGCCGCGACGACCCCGGCCTGCTCGACGCCTTTCTGGCGGCGAAAGGGCCGGGCGACGCGCTTCGGCTGTGGTTCGGGATCACCCTTCCCGTCTACGACAGCCTGGATACCTTGCGCGCCGCGCTCGACCGTGACATCGCGGCCATCGACGCGCTGCTGTCCGAGCAGGTCAATGCCATTTTGCACCATAAGCGCTTCCAATCGCTGGAGGCGTCGTGGCGCGGGGTGCGCACGCTGGTGAAGCAGGCGCAGACCGCCGAGACGGTGGTGCTGCGGCTGCTGAACCTGACCTGGGCCGAACTGTGCCGCGACCAGGAACGCGCCATCGAGTTCGACCAGAGCCAGCTGTTCAACAAGGTCTACAGCGACGAATTCGGCATGCCCGGCGGCCGTCCGTTCGGCGTGCTGCTGTGCGACTATGCGGTTCAGCACCGCCCGACCAAGGAACGGCCGACCGACGACGTATCCGGCCTGAAGGGGCTGGCCCAGGTCGCTGCGGCCGCTTTCGCCCCGGCCATCGTCGGGGCCGCGCCGGAACTGTTCGGGCTGGAGACCTTCCACGAGCTTGGCCTGCCGCTGGACCTGAAATCGGTGCTGCGGCAGACGGAATACCAGCGCTGGCACCGCTTCCAGGAGACCGAGGATTCGCGCTTCATCGGCGTGGCGTTGCCGCGCGTGCTGATGCGCGAGCCCTATGGCGACGATCCGCAGGCCCGCCACGGCTTCCGCTACCGCGAGGAGTCCCTCGGCGGGGAAGGCGGAATGCGGCTGGAGGACCATTGCTGGGGCAACGCGGTCTACGCCTTCGGCACCGTGCTGATCCGCTCCTTCCTGCATCACGGCTGGTTCGCCGACATCCGCGGCGCGCAACGCGACGTGGTCGGCGGCGGGCTGGTGACCGAACTGGTGGTGCCGGACTTCGCCACCGACGCCACGAAGGTGGCCCAGAAATTCTCGGTCGAGGTTTCGATCTCCGACCAATTGGAACGGGACCTGGACGATCTCGGCTTCATCCCGATCAGCCGCTGCAAGGACACGCCCTATCTGGTCTTCTACGGCAACCAGTCGGTCCAGCGCGTCGGGCAGTACACCAACATGACGGCGACCGCCAACGCCCGGCTGTCGGCCATGATGCGCTACATGTTCTGCGTGGCGCGCTTCGCCCATTTCCTGAAGGTGATGGTGCGCGACCGCGTCGGCGCCTTCGTCACGCCGGAGGAATGCGAGCGCGACCTGCAGAGCTGGCTGCACGGCTATTGCCTGGGCAACGACGACGCCAGCCTGGACCAGAAGGCGCGCTATCCCTTGCGCGAGGGCAGCATCCAGGTCCGCGCAATTCCGGGCAAGCCCGGCAACTATCAATGCGTCATCCATCTACGGCCGCACTTCCAGCTCGATCAGGTCTTCTCGACCTTCAAGCTGGTGACGGAGCTGGCCCAAACCGGCGGGGCAGCCTGATCCGCATCGGGCGCGCCATCCAGGGGAGAAACCGATCATGAGCGAAACCGCAGCCCAGCTGTTCCAGGCGGGCCGCCTCGACGAGGCGATCACCGCGCTGAACGGCGAGATCAAGAAGAAGCCGACCGATCTCGACCGCCGCGTCTTCCTGGCCGAGCTGTTGAGCTTCGCCGGCAACCTGGAGCGCGCCGACCTGCAGCTCGACACCATCGGCACGCAGGAACCGCAGGTCGCCGTCACCATGGCGCTGTTCCGCCAGCTGGTACGCGCCGAGCAGGCACGGGGCCAGCTGTTCGCCGACGGCCGCGTGCCGGAGTTCATCGACCAGCCCGCCGACCATCTGCGCCTGCATCTGGAGGCGCTGGTGGCGCTCCGCGCCGGCGACACCGCCGACGCGGTGACGAAGCTGGCCCAGGCGGAGGAGATGCGCCCGCCGGTGTCCGGCAGCCATGATGGCACGCCGTTCGAGGATTTCCGCGACCTGGACGACCTGACCGGCGGCTTCTTCGAGGTCTTCACCAGCACCGGCAAGTATTTCTGGATCGCCACCGAGACGGTGGAGCTGGTCGAGTTCCGCGCCCCCGAACGGCCGCGCGATCTGCTGTGGCGCCCGGCCCACATGACGGTGCGCGGCGGCCCGGACGGCGAGGTCTATCTGCCGGCGCTGTATGGCGGCGCCCCCGCCGATGCCGACGCCGCGGTGAAGCTGGGCCGGGTGACCGAATGGTCGGAGGACGCACCGGTGCGCGGGCAAGGCCAGCGCTGCTTCCTGGTGGGGGAAGAGGCGGTGCCGATGATGCAGCTGGGCACGCTGGAGTTCTCTGGGGCGGTGTGAGGAAGCTCATGTCACGTGCCCCCACCTAACCTCCCCCGCTGGGCGGGGGAGGGACTGCCGCCGCCCTCCCGCATCAGCAGCTGTCCCCTCCCCCGCCCAGCGGGGGAGGGTTAGGGTGGGGGCAATCGCCTGAGCACCTTTCGAAGGTCACCATGGATCGCAACCAATCCATCACCCTGTCCGTCCTGGACCGTCTGCTCGACGACACGCCGGAGCACATGGCGCCGCGGCCGCACACCGTGGCGGATCTGCGGGCGGCGATCCGGCGCGACCTGGAGAACCTGCTGAACACCCGGCGGCGGGTGCTTGGCTGGCCGGACGATCTGACGGAGCTGGCGGACTCGATCCTCGGTTATGGCTGCCACGACCTGCTGGTCGAGAATGTCGGCACCGAATCCCGCCGGCGCGAGGTGGTGGCGCAGATCGAGGCCGCGATCCGGCGGTGGGAGCCGCGCTTCGCCCAGCTGGCGGTGAGCATGGTCGAGAACAGCGATCCGGCCGACCGCACGCTGCGCTTCCGGATCGAGGCGCTGATCCATGCCGATCCGGCGCCGGAGCCGATGGTGTTCGATTCGGTGGTCGATCCCACCTCCAACATGGTCACCGTGACGAGCAAGGCCCGTGGCTGACGAACTCCTCCCATATTACAACCGCGAGCTGACCTATCTGCGCCGCATGGCGGCGGAGTTCTCGGAGGCGCATCCGAAGATCGCCGGCCGGCTGCGGCTGAGCGCCGACGCGGTGGAGGACCCGCATGTCGCCCGGCTGCTGGAGGGCGTCGCCTTCCTCAACGCCCGCATCAGCCGCAAGCTGGACGACGAATATCCGGAGCTGGTCGACACGCTGCTCGACGTGCTCTACCCGCATTATCTGGCGCCGATCCCGTCGATGGCGGTGGTGCAGATGCGGAGCAGCGCGGACCTGACCGGCGCCCACACCGTGCCGAAGGGGACGGAGCTGGAGACCGAGGCGCTGCGGGGCGAGACCTGCCGCTTCCGCACCGTCTATCCGGCGACGCTGTGGCCGGTCGATCTGGATCAGGCGGTGCTGAGCGGCCGGCCGCTGGTGGCGCCGCCCAACCCGCGGGCGGGCGATGCGGTGGCAGCGTTGCGGCTGACCCTGCGCTGCCGCGTGCCGGAGATGACCTTCACCGAACTGGGTCCGGAAACCCTGCGCTTCTTCCTGCGCGGCCAGCCGCAGCAGGTCTATGCCCTGCATGAACTGATCTTCAACAACGCCGTCTCGGTGGCGCTGGCCGACGATCCGCACGACCCGAACGCGGTGATCCTCGGCCCCGACGCCATCCGTCCCGTTGGTTTCGGCGACGAGGAGGGCATGCTGCCCTATCCCGCCCGCTCCCATGGCGGCTACCGGCTGCTGACCGAATATTTCGCCTTTCCGGAGAAGTTCCTGTTCTTCGACCTGAACATCTCGCCGAAGGTGCTGCGCCGCGCCGGCAACACGCTGGAGGTCTTCATCTATCTGAACAGCACCGACGGCGACCTGGAGCGCGCGGTGTCGAAGGACAACTTCGCCCTGGGCTGCACCCCGGTGGTCAATCTGTTCCGCCAGCGGGCGGAGCCGGTGGCGCTGACCCAGACCCAGCATGAACACCGGGTGGTCCCCGACGCCCGCCGCCCCGGCGCGCTGGAGGTCTATTCGGTTGACAGCGTGCTGGCCACCGATCCAGACGGCAAGCAGCGGCGCTTCCTGCCCTTCTACGGTCTGCGCCATGGCGGGGTGGAGGCGGTCAGCCGCACCTATTTCACCGCCAGCCGCCGCCCGGCCGGCGGGCGCGATCCGGGAACGGAGGTGCATCTGGCGCTGGTCGATCTCGATTTCGATCCGTCCAGCCCGGCGGAATCGGTGCTGTCGGTCGAGACGACCTGCCTGAACCGCGACCTGCCCTCGCAACTGCCCTATGGCGGCGGCCATCCGCACCTGAAGCTGATGGAGGGAATGGCGGCGGTGTCCGGTGTCGCCTGCCTGACGCCGCCGACGCCGACGCTGCGCATCGCCGAACGCAAGGGCCACCGTTGGCGCCTCGTCTCCCACCTGCTGCTCAATCACTTGTCGATCTCCGGCGGGGCGGAGGGGACGGAGGCGCTGCGCGAGATCCTGCGGCTCTACGACTTCCGCGATTCGGCCGAGACGCGCGGCATCGCCGACGGCCTCGTCAAGGTGACGACCAAGCGCGGCACCGCGCGGGCGCCGTCGCGGCCGGGCGACGTCGCCTGGGGCGACGCCATCTGCCGCGGCATCGATGTCGGCATCGAATTCGACCCGCAGCGCTTCAGCGGCAGCGGCATGTTCCTGCTGGCGATGATCCTCGACCATTTCCTGGGGCTGTACTGTTCGATCAATTCCTTCACGCGGCTGACCGCTACGGTCAAGGGCCGCACCGGAGTGCTCCGCACATGGCCCGCCCGCGCCGGCAACCGCCCGCTTCTGTGATCGACCGGCTGTTCCGCACCCCCCACCGCTTCGACTTCTTCCAGGCGGTGCGGGTGCTGGAATGGCAGGCCCGGCGCGATGCGCGCGACCCGCGCAACGCCCGCCGCCACGCCGTGGGCCATGACCATGACCCGCGCGAGGAGGTCGTGCGTCTGCGCGCCGAAACCTCGCTGACCTTCCCCGGCAATCAGGTGGCGGGGGCGGAGCCGGGCCAGGACGGACGGCCGCCGACAGTGATCGGCGCCTTCATGGGGCTGGTCGGTCCTCTGGGCGTGCTGCCGCAGCACTACACCGAGATCATGATCCGCTCATTGCGCGAGCGGAACCGGTCTCTGCGCGACTTCTTCGATGTCTTCCATCACCGCAGCTTCTCGCTGTTCTACCGCGCCTGGGCCAAATACCGGCTGCCGGTGTCCTTCGAGCGTGGGCAAGGCTCGCGCAAGCCCGATCCGGTCAGCACCACGCTGTCCAGCTTCGTCGGCATCGGCCAGCCGTCGCTGACCAAGCGGCTGGTGGTGGAGGACGAGACGCTCCTGCATTATTCCGGGCTGCTGTCGCGCGGGACCCGTTCGGCCGTCGATCTGCAGGAGATGCTGTCGGATTTCCTCGGCCGGCCGGTGACGGTGGAGAGCTTCGTCGGCGGCTGGCTGCCGATCGCCGCCGACGGGCAGACGCGTTTGCCGACGCTGGCCGAACCCGAGGGCCGGCATTGCCGGCTGGGCATCGACGCGCTGGCCGGCGACCGCGCCTGGGACGTCCAGGGCAAGTTCCGCCTGCGCATCGGTCCGCTGAACCACGACCAGTTCCGCGACTTCATGCCGGAAGGCCGCGAGTTCCGGAAGCTGCAGGATCTGGTCCGCATGTATGTCGGGCCGGAGCTGGATTTCGAGCTTCAGGTGACGTTGCAGGCGCCGGAGGTGCCGGGCGCCCGGCTGGCTGCCGCGGAGGACGACCGCGACGCCACGCGGCTGGGCTGGAACGGCTGGGTGCTGCACGCGCCGAGCCCGGTCGAGCGCAAGGACGCGGTGTTTCCGATGCAGGATTTGTGAGTGGTTGCCCGCTTGCCCCCACCCTCCCGCTTCGCGGGTCCTTCCCTCCCCCGCTTCGCAAGGGAGGGACAGCTTGCCCCCTCCCCCGCCCAGCGGGGGAGGGTCGGGGTGGGGGTATCGGCTTGAGCTGAAACGAGGACCCAATGAGCGACTGGAGCGCCGGCTATGTGTCGGACATCGAATATCTGCCGGGCTTCTACCGTGAACAGGGGCCGGCGCATCTGACGCTGAGCTGCCTGATAAACGGCATCGCCCCGCCGTCCACGGCGAACGGGTTTGACTATTGCGAACTCGGCTGCGGCCACGGCACGACGGTGGCGCTGTTCGCGGCGGCCAACCCGCAGGGGCGGTTCCATGCTGTGGACTTCCACCCCGCCCACATCGCCCGCGCCCGCGATGCCGCCGAGGCGGCCGGCCTGACCAACATCAGCTTCCATGAGGCGAGCTTCGCCGAAATGGCCGAGGGCGAGGGGCCGGAGCTGCCGGAGTTCGACTTCGTCACGCTGCACGGCGTCTACAGCTGGGTCAGCCCGATGAACCGCGGCGCCATCGCGCGCTTCCTGGCGAAGAAGCTGAAGCCGGGCGGGCTGGTCTATGTCAGCTACAACGCCATGCCGGGCTGGGCGCCGATGATGCCGCTGCAGCGGCTGCTCTACGAATATTCCGGGCTGGTCCACGAGCGCAGCGACCGGCAGGTCAAGGCCGGGCTCGACTTCGCCGAACAGCTCTACAAGGCCGGCGCCAAGATCCTGGGCGACGAGGCGATGTTCGACAAGCTGCGCGGCGAGACCAAGACGCAGAGCGCCACCGACCAGTCGGTCTATCTGGCACACGAGTATCTGAACGGCAGCTGGCAGCCGCTCTATCATGTCGATGTCGCGCGCGAACTGGGCGAGGCGAAGCTGACCTATGCCGGCTCGGCCACCCTGTTCGAGAATTACCCGGACCTCGCCCTGACGCCCGACCAGCGCAAGGCGCTCGACAGCATCGGCGTGCCCAGCCTGCGCGAGACCTTCAAGGATTACTGCGTCGGCCGCCCCTTCCGCCGCGACGTCTTCGTGCGCGGCGCCCGGCGCATCAGCGTGGCCAAGCGTGACGCGATGCTGATGGACATGGCGATGGCGCTGACAATCCCGCGCGCCGACGCCCGCACCACCATCCAGGTGCCGCTGGGCGAGGCGACGCTGGAAGCCAAGCATTACGAACCGATCTTCGACGCGCTGGCCGACGGGCCGCGCCGCATCGGCGAGCTGATCGACCTGCCGGAGGTGCGGCGGGCAGGCGGCAACCTGTCGGCGGTGGAGATCGCCGGCATGCTGACCGGCTCCAACCAGGCGATCCCGGTGCCGAACCCACCGGAGCGGGTGACGCCGCTGCCGGGCGTGCTGGCCCACAACCGCGCCGCCGCCAACGAACTCGCCACCAGCGAGGGGCGCAAGAGCAGCGCCTTCGCCGCTTCCATCGGCGGGGCCGGCCTGCATGTCAGCACGATGGAGGCGCTGCTCTATGACGGCCTGTGCGAAGGCGTGCCGGAGACGCTGGACGCGCTGGTCGGCCACGCGATGCGCCGTCTGGCCGCCCCGGAAAATGCCGACGACGCCAGCCGCAAGGCCATCGCCGACAGCATGGACTGGTGCCTGCGCAACAGCCTGCCGGTCTGGCGCAAGCTGGGCGTGATCGGATGACAGGGGCCGGTTGGGACGGGCGTCAGCCCGGCGGCATCGCTCCGGCACGGGCGTCCTGCATGGGACGCTGTTCCGCCTGATGCCGCCACGCCATCGCTTCGTCCTCATCCTCCGCGCCGCTTTCCTCCGCGCCACCGGCCCAGGCCGGGACGACGGTCTGGCGCAGCTCGGCCAACGCGACCAGCGCTTCGCGGTCGCCGGCCGCGGCGGCGGCCTGCAGCCAGAGCGCGGCTTCGGCGGCATTGCGCTCCAAGCCGACGCCCTCGCGCAGGCAGAGGCCCAGGCGGTACTGGGCGGCGGGGTGGCCCTGTTCGGCGGCGGCGCGCAGCCAGCGCACCGCCTCGACCTCGTCGCGGTCGACGCCGCGGCCGTCGAGCAGGAGAAGGGCGAGGTTCACCTGGGCGGGGGCCGAATGCTGCAGAGCGGCCAGCCGGTACCACAACGCCGCCTTGGCCGGGTCGCACGGCACGCCGGCGCCATGTTCATGCATGAAGCCCAGGTTGTTCTGCGCCCCGACATCGCCCTTGGCGGCGGCACGGCGGTACCAGGACACCGCCCGGCGCGGGTCGGGCGGCACGCCGATGCCGTTGGCGAGCAGGAAGGCCAGCATGGTCTGCGCCGCGACATGGCCCTGACGGGCCGCGCGCCGGTACCAGGGCACGGAAGCGACGACATCGGACGTTCGCAGCATCTCCGCCAGCCGGTACTGCGCGTCGCTGTCGCCCAGTTCTGCTCTCATCCGGGTCCAAAGCGTGGGCATGGCAAGCGTGGACATGGCGCCGTTACCTTCGTCAATTGTCCCCCGGGGATCCGCAACACGAACAGCGCGCGAACCGGCTTTATTCCATTCGCCGCTTCGTTGTGGACCGTCCCGTCGCCCCGAGTCTGTCCCGCTGGCGGTCCCGGTTCAACCTCTCCAGCCGGCGGTCGAGGAATTGTCACGCCGGCGCCTTTGGTTAGGGATGACCATCCGTTCGCGCCCTGCTATACCCGAACGTATAAGGGGAAAGGTGTGGTGATGCAGAGGATTGCCGGCTGGATGCGGATCCGGAAGACGATATGGTCCGCTGCCGCCCTGGCCGCAGCGCTGGCGCTGGCCGCCTGCTCCTCCGCCCCGAAGCCGCCGCCGCCGACCACCATCCGGCTGACGGTGGTGGGGGCGAAGGCGCTGAACCCCGATCCCAGCGGCCGGCCGTCGCCCGTGATGCTGCGGCTCTACCAGCTCGGCCCCAGCGACGCCTTCGCCAACGCCGATTTCTTCCAGGTCATGGACCAGGACAAGGCGACGCTCGGCCCCACCCTGCTCGACCGGCAGGAACTTGCGGTGCAGCCCGACGGCCGGCAGACCGTGACGATCCAGCCCAAGCCGGACGTCAAGACGCTGGCCATTGCCGCCGCCTTCCGCGCCTATGAGGAAGCCGGCTGGCGCGCCCTGCAGCCGGTGGAGCCGAACAAGGCGAACAATTTCGTCCTGACCGCCAAGGGCAGCACCATCACGCTGGTCCGGCAGGATGGCGAGGACGGCGACGCCACAGCCGCCGACGGCGAGGACGAGGGCGACAAACCCGACGCGGAAAAGCCAGCTGCGGACAAGCCCGCCGCTGAAAAGCCGGATGCCGAAAAGCCGAAGGCGGAAAAGCCCAGCGCCGAAAAGGCTGAACCCGCGCCGAAGATCTCCACCGACCAGCCACCCGTTGCCAAGCACAACCTGATCATGAAGGGGCCGTCATGAGCGTCCGGCCGCCGCCCGACAAGAACCCGTTCGACGAACCGGACGACATCGACGCCACGGTGATGCAGCCGATGGCGTTCCAGCGCCCGGCCGCGCCGGCCGGCGGTCCTGCCGCCAATCCGGCGGCCGGGTTGGTGCCGCCCGCCTTCGGCCAGGGTGCTGCGTCCTACGCCCCGTCCCCCGCGCCGGCAGCCTTCTCGCCGCCCGCCTTCGCGTCGGCCAAGCCATCCACTCCGGCGGCTTCCGCCCCTGCCGCCTCCGGCTTTGCTCCATTCTCTCCCGGTTTCCGGCCGCTCGACGATGCGACGCTGGCGGCGCTGACCGCGGTCAGCGACAACCCGCTGGTCACCGCCGCCGCCCCCATCCTGGCGACGGTGGTGCGGCTGCGCGACCTGCCCCAGCACCGCGACGTGGAGTCCCTGCGCGAGCGGGTGATCGCGGAGATGCAGCGGTTCGAGGCAGCGACGGTGCGCGCCGGGCTGCCTGCCGCCCAGATCCGCAGCGCCGGCTATGCGTTGTGCGCGACGGTGGACGACGTGGTGCTGGCGACCTCCTGGGGCAACCAGAGCCTGTGGGCACACAAGAGCATGGTCTCCACCATCCAGAAGGAGACCTGGGGCGGCGAGCGCTTCTTCGACCTGCTCGACCAGATGGCCGAGGCGCCCGACCGCCACCTGATGGAGCTGGAACTTTACTACCTCTGCGTTTCGCTGGGGTTCGAGGGGAAGTACCGCGTTCTGCCGCGCGGCTATAGCGATCTGGCGAAGCTGCGCGACCGGCTGTACCGCGTCATCCGCAAACAGCGCGGCGAGGCGGAGCGCGACCTGTCGCCCCACTGGCGTGGGCAGGCCGACGGCTTCCGTCCGCTGGCGGCCACCATCCCGCTATGGGTTCCGGCGGTGGTGATCGTGGCGCTGCTGGCGGCGCTCTATGCCTGGTTCGTCTTCGCGCTCGCCGACCAGTCCGATGCCGCCTACCGCCGCTTGGCCGGGCTGATCCCGGACAAGCCTGTGCAGGTCGTGCGGATCGAGGCGCCGGCCACCCTGCCCGCCCCGCCACCCAGCCGGACCGTGGCCGACCGCGTCGCCGCGGCGCTGGCCGCCGACATCAAGGCGGGGCTGGTCGAGGTCAGCGGCGGCACCGATGGCCGCGTGCTGGTTCGCACCCGCCTGAACGTCTTCGCATCGGGGAGCGACCGCATC
The Azospirillum sp. TSA2s DNA segment above includes these coding regions:
- the tssF gene encoding type VI secretion system baseplate subunit TssF yields the protein MADELLPYYNRELTYLRRMAAEFSEAHPKIAGRLRLSADAVEDPHVARLLEGVAFLNARISRKLDDEYPELVDTLLDVLYPHYLAPIPSMAVVQMRSSADLTGAHTVPKGTELETEALRGETCRFRTVYPATLWPVDLDQAVLSGRPLVAPPNPRAGDAVAALRLTLRCRVPEMTFTELGPETLRFFLRGQPQQVYALHELIFNNAVSVALADDPHDPNAVILGPDAIRPVGFGDEEGMLPYPARSHGGYRLLTEYFAFPEKFLFFDLNISPKVLRRAGNTLEVFIYLNSTDGDLERAVSKDNFALGCTPVVNLFRQRAEPVALTQTQHEHRVVPDARRPGALEVYSVDSVLATDPDGKQRRFLPFYGLRHGGVEAVSRTYFTASRRPAGGRDPGTEVHLALVDLDFDPSSPAESVLSVETTCLNRDLPSQLPYGGGHPHLKLMEGMAAVSGVACLTPPTPTLRIAERKGHRWRLVSHLLLNHLSISGGAEGTEALREILRLYDFRDSAETRGIADGLVKVTTKRGTARAPSRPGDVAWGDAICRGIDVGIEFDPQRFSGSGMFLLAMILDHFLGLYCSINSFTRLTATVKGRTGVLRTWPARAGNRPLL
- a CDS encoding class I SAM-dependent methyltransferase codes for the protein MSDWSAGYVSDIEYLPGFYREQGPAHLTLSCLINGIAPPSTANGFDYCELGCGHGTTVALFAAANPQGRFHAVDFHPAHIARARDAAEAAGLTNISFHEASFAEMAEGEGPELPEFDFVTLHGVYSWVSPMNRGAIARFLAKKLKPGGLVYVSYNAMPGWAPMMPLQRLLYEYSGLVHERSDRQVKAGLDFAEQLYKAGAKILGDEAMFDKLRGETKTQSATDQSVYLAHEYLNGSWQPLYHVDVARELGEAKLTYAGSATLFENYPDLALTPDQRKALDSIGVPSLRETFKDYCVGRPFRRDVFVRGARRISVAKRDAMLMDMAMALTIPRADARTTIQVPLGEATLEAKHYEPIFDALADGPRRIGELIDLPEVRRAGGNLSAVEIAGMLTGSNQAIPVPNPPERVTPLPGVLAHNRAAANELATSEGRKSSAFAASIGGAGLHVSTMEALLYDGLCEGVPETLDALVGHAMRRLAAPENADDASRKAIADSMDWCLRNSLPVWRKLGVIG
- a CDS encoding tetratricopeptide repeat protein, giving the protein MSTLAMPTLWTRMRAELGDSDAQYRLAEMLRTSDVVASVPWYRRAARQGHVAAQTMLAFLLANGIGVPPDPRRAVSWYRRAAAKGDVGAQNNLGFMHEHGAGVPCDPAKAALWYRLAALQHSAPAQVNLALLLLDGRGVDRDEVEAVRWLRAAAEQGHPAAQYRLGLCLREGVGLERNAAEAALWLQAAAAAGDREALVALAELRQTVVPAWAGGAEESGAEDEDEAMAWRHQAEQRPMQDARAGAMPPG
- the tssG gene encoding type VI secretion system baseplate subunit TssG, yielding MARPRRQPPASVIDRLFRTPHRFDFFQAVRVLEWQARRDARDPRNARRHAVGHDHDPREEVVRLRAETSLTFPGNQVAGAEPGQDGRPPTVIGAFMGLVGPLGVLPQHYTEIMIRSLRERNRSLRDFFDVFHHRSFSLFYRAWAKYRLPVSFERGQGSRKPDPVSTTLSSFVGIGQPSLTKRLVVEDETLLHYSGLLSRGTRSAVDLQEMLSDFLGRPVTVESFVGGWLPIAADGQTRLPTLAEPEGRHCRLGIDALAGDRAWDVQGKFRLRIGPLNHDQFRDFMPEGREFRKLQDLVRMYVGPELDFELQVTLQAPEVPGARLAAAEDDRDATRLGWNGWVLHAPSPVERKDAVFPMQDL
- the tssJ gene encoding type VI secretion system lipoprotein TssJ; the protein is MRIRKTIWSAAALAAALALAACSSAPKPPPPTTIRLTVVGAKALNPDPSGRPSPVMLRLYQLGPSDAFANADFFQVMDQDKATLGPTLLDRQELAVQPDGRQTVTIQPKPDVKTLAIAAAFRAYEEAGWRALQPVEPNKANNFVLTAKGSTITLVRQDGEDGDATAADGEDEGDKPDAEKPAADKPAAEKPDAEKPKAEKPSAEKAEPAPKISTDQPPVAKHNLIMKGPS